The Natranaeroarchaeum aerophilus DNA window TCTCACCGAGGGAAATCTCTCGAACCATCTCCAGCGGATGGAGGAAGCGGATACCGTCGCCGTCGAAAAGGAGTTCGTCGACCGAAAACCACGGACGACCTACGAACTCACCGATGAGGGACGCGATAGCTTCGAGGCCCACATCGGGACGCTCGAAACGCTGATCGAGGGGCTGGACGATGGAGAATAGATACTAATTCGCTCGAACTACAGGTCCGAAGTCCACTGGCGTTTGAGCTCTTCCGGTGTCAGATTCTCGGTTGCGTCACGACGGGTCTCTTCGTTGATGCATCCGTCCAGTCTTTCG harbors:
- a CDS encoding winged helix-turn-helix domain-containing protein; this encodes MEFDKLVHQPTRLQLFAYLYRHGSATFSELAEVLDLTEGNLSNHLQRMEEADTVAVEKEFVDRKPRTTYELTDEGRDSFEAHIGTLETLIEGLDDGE